The Haloferax volcanii DS2 DNA segment CGTTCCTCTACATCAGAGACGCGTTCACGATGACGCCGCTGGTGGAGGGCATCGTCGTCAGCGGCGCGCTGGCGGGCGCGGCACTCGGCGCGGCGCTCGGCGGTTACCTCGCAGACCGATGGGGTCGCAGGCGGCTCATCCTCGTCAGCGCCGTCGTCTTCTTCGTCGGCTCGCTGGTGATGGCTATCGCGCCGACCGTCGAGGTGCTCGTCGTCGGGCGACTCATCGACGGCGTCGCCATCGGCTTCGCCTCTATCGTCGGCCCGCTGTATCTCTCCGAAATCGCGCCGCCGAAGATTCGCGGTTCGCTGGTCTCGCTGAACCAGCTCGCGGTCACGGTCGGCATCCTCTCGTCGTACTTCGTCAACTACGCCTTCGCCGACGGCGGGCAGTGGCGCTGGATGCTCGGCACCGGCATGGTGCCCGCGGTCATCCTCGCGGTCGGGATGGTGTTCATGCCCGAGAGCCCCCGCTGGCTGGTCGAACACGACCGGGAGTCGAAGGCCCGTGACGTGCTCTCGCGGACCCGCACCGACGACCAGATTCGGGCCGAACTCGCAGAGATTAACGAGACCATCGAGGCGGAAGACGGCGGCCTGCTCGACCTCCTCGAACCGTGGATGCGCCCGGCGCTCGTCGTCGGCGTCGGCCTCGCCGTCCTCCAGCAGGTCACCGGCATCAACACGGTCATCTACTACGCGCCGACGATTCTCGAATCGACCGGCTTCGAGTCCTCGGCGTCCATCCTCGCCACGGTCGGCATCGGCGTCGTCAACGTCGTCATGACCGTCGTCGCGGTCGTTCTCATCGACCGTCGGGGCCGCCGCCCGCTGCTTTCGGTCGGCCTCGCGGGGATGACGCTCACGCTCGTCGCGCTCGGCGCGGCGTTCTACCTGCCGGGCTTTTCGGGATTCGTCGGCACGGTCGCCACCGGGAGCCTCATGCTCTACGTGGCCTTCTTCGCCGTCGGTCTCGGCCCGGTGTTCTGGCTTCTCATCTCCGAGATTTACCCGCTGAAGGTCCGCGGGACGGCCATGGGCGTCGTCACGGTGTTCAACTGGGTGGCGAACCTCGCGGTATCGCTCGCCTTCCCCGTCATGGTCGCAGAAATCACGACCGCGGGGACGTTCTGGGTGTTCGCGGCGCTGAGCGCCGTCGCGCTCGCGTTCACCTATCGGTTCGTCCCCGAGACGAAGGGGCGGTCGCTGGAGGCCATCGAATCCGACCTCCGGGAGAACGTGCTCGGCGGGTCGCCGGACGGGTCGTCGGCCGGGACCGTCTCTGACGACGACTGAGGGGACGCCGACGCGCGGCCCGACCTCTCGCGCGCTGGGCGGCGCGCCGCGGTCCGTCCTCAGCCTCGACGATGCCCGTAACGTCGTCGCTCGCAGCACCGAGTCGTCGACGCTCGGGGGTCGCGGGTCGTGCGAATCTCCCAGTAGATGGTTCTTGTGGCCGACGCCCGGCTGACAGCTGTCGCCAATCCGCCCCGAAACGCGGGTGACGGGAGTCCTGTCGGGTGATTCGGTCGCGGTCGACGTTTTTGATTTCGATACCGGAGGCGAACCGTTGATATAGGAGAAGCGACCAGTCACAAACCGATCGAATCCTCGTATGGCGACAACATCCGAACCCGGACTCTCCGAGACGCGTATTCACGAGGTACTGAGTAACGACCGCCGTCGGATGGCCATCGAGTACCTCCAAGACAGCGACCTGACGCTCCGCGAACTCTCGGAACGCATCGCGGAAGCCGAGACCGGAGAGTCGCCGCCCCCGCGGAACATCCGGCAGAGCGCCTACGTCTCGCTGCAACAGACCCACATCCCGAAACTCGCTGAACTGGATATCGTGAACTACGACGAGGAGTCGAAAGTCGTCTCGCTGGCCGAGGCGGGCGACGTGACGGTCTACATGGAGGTCGTCCCCGAGGGCGAACTCTCGTGGAGCGAGTACTACGCCGCTCTCGCCGCGCTCGGCATCGTCCTCATGATTGCCGTCGCCGTCGGCGTCCCCGTCATCTCGGCCGTCGGCGCGCCCGGTCTCGGCTCGCTCGTCTTCGCCGTCCTCGGCGGCTCCGCGGTCTACCAGCGCTGGACCCAAGAGGACTGACGCGCCTCGTCGCCCGGCTTTTCTGCCGAGCCCTTCGAACTCGACCGGCCGCTCTCCCGTCGGTATCGGTCGGCGGTGAGATTTAGGTCGCAGCCGCCACGATTCGGCGTATGCGCGACGCTCCCGACCCGGCCGGACCGCCGACGGTCTGCGACGACTGCGGCGCGAGACACTCGTTTCGACGGCGGTTCGTCACCGGCGGCGGCTGGCGAACCGTCTACCGGTGTTCCGAGTGCGGTTCCCGCGCGTCGAGCGACGGCGACGGCGACGAGTGACCGAGTGGACCGCGGCGGGTCGGCGTCGCCGCCCGCGACGCTGCGGCGTCAGCAGTAGGTGTCGCGCATCGTCCGCGCGAACAGCCCTTCGCGGTCGAGCGCGATGGCGACGAGGACGAACTCCTCGTCGAGGGGGCGCAGGACGAACATCTCGCGGGGCGCGTCCGGCGCGTCGGTCTCGTCGTCGAGGCGGTCCAAAAGCGGGTCCACGGGGACGACGCCGTCGCCGAACTCGTCGAACAGGTCGCGCGCGCCGGGCTGTTTCGCGAAGACGTAGAGCACGGCGTTGGGGTCGCCGTCGGTCCCGTAGGTGACGCGCGACCCGATGGCCTCGCCGTCGCCGGTCGCCCGCCACGTCTCGCGGGCGGCCTCGAACAGCCCCGTCGCGGCCCCGACGAACCGGAACCGGGTTCGGTCGCGGACCGACAGTTCCTCGAACCGCGGGTCGCCGTCGTCCCAGCGCAGCGTGGCCTCGATTTCGTTGCCGGGTTCGAGCGCCGACACGCGCGCTTCGAGGTCGCCGTCGTAGCCCGTTCGCGGGACGTAGGTCGGAGAGTAGGCGTCGTCGGCGTCGGTCTCGACGGCCGGGTCGGTCCAGTCGACGCGCTCGTCGGGGAGTTCGAGCAAGAGGAGTTCGTCTCCGTCGCGCGGACTGCGATAGACCCGAAATCGGCCGGCCGTCGTGACCTCCATGTCCGCGGCTACTGGACGAACGGAAATACGCCTGCCGGTCGCCCGGCGACCGCGGGGGGTCGTCGTCGGTGGGTCGCCGCCGGAGGTCGCCGCCGGCGGGTCGTCGCCCGCGCACCTCGGCGCTCGCTCAGTCGTCGTCGCCGAAGGACGCGACCGCGCCGCGGAGACCGGCGTCGGTGTCGGAGCCCTGTTCCGTGACTCGCCACCCCGACAGCCCAATCGCCACGAGGATGAGCGGCGAGAGGAAGCCGAGGAAGTAGTAGGGCGCGTACTGGAGCGTCGGCACGCCGAGCACGTCGGCCATGTACGCGCCGCCGGTCCCCCAGGGGATGAGCGCGCTCGTGGTCGTCCCCGCGGACTCGATGGCCCGCGAGAGGTTCCGGCTTTCGAGGTCGAAGTCGTCGTAGAGGCCGCGGAAGCTCATGCCGGGGACGACGATGCTCATGTACTGGTCGGCCGCGATGGCGTTCATCGCAAGCGACGAAGCGGCCGTCCCGACCGTCAGCGAGGCGACCGAGGTGAGCACCCGCCGGAGGTGGTGTGCGAGGACGGCGATACAGCCGGTCCGTTCGAGAATCCCGCCGAGCGACAGCGACGCGAGGATGACCGTCATCGTCCACGCCGACCCGAGCAGGCCGTCGGAGGCGAGCAGCGAGTCGACCGTCTCGACGCCCGTCGAGGGCGCGGTGCCCGCGAAGGCGACGTTCCACGCGCCGACGAAGGTGTCGACCGAGACGGGGCCTTGGACGAACAGTTGGGTGAACGTCCCGGCGACCACGCCCGCGACGATAGACGGTAAGGCGGGATACCCCCGGAGCGCGAGGACGAACGTCACGACGAGCGGCGCGAACACCAGCGGGGTCACGGCGTACGACCCGGCGATGGCCGCCTGCATCTCCGCGACGCGCCCGGCCGGGATGCTCCCGCTCGCCGTGAGGCCGAGGGCGGCGTAGGCGACGAGCGAGATTGCCAGCGCGATGGCCGTCCCGACGCGCATCGTCCGGACGTGGGTCAGGAGTTCGGTGTTCGTGACGGCGGCCGCGAGGTTCGTCGTGTCGGAAAACGGCGACACCTTGTCGCCGGTGTACGCGCCCGTCAGAACCGCGCCGGCGGTCATCGCGTCGGGCATCCCCAGCCCCGAGCCGATGCCGATGAAGGCGACGCCCAGCGTCGCGGCGGTCGTCCACGACGAGCCGATGGCGAAGGTGACCACGGCCGAAAGCAGCGTCGCCACGGGGAGGAACACCGCCGGCGACAGGAAGTCGAGGCCGTAGTAGATGAGCGCGGGAATCGTCCCCGCGGCGGTCCACGTCGAGATGAGCATGTAGACGACGAGCAGGATGAGAAGCGCCGACAGTCCCATGTTGATGCCGTCGCGGATGCCCGCCGAGAGCCGGGTCCAC contains these protein-coding regions:
- a CDS encoding sugar porter family MFS transporter, which codes for MTVDTDAPEADGRNRFVYVTAALAALNGLLFGFDTGIISGAFLYIRDAFTMTPLVEGIVVSGALAGAALGAALGGYLADRWGRRRLILVSAVVFFVGSLVMAIAPTVEVLVVGRLIDGVAIGFASIVGPLYLSEIAPPKIRGSLVSLNQLAVTVGILSSYFVNYAFADGGQWRWMLGTGMVPAVILAVGMVFMPESPRWLVEHDRESKARDVLSRTRTDDQIRAELAEINETIEAEDGGLLDLLEPWMRPALVVGVGLAVLQQVTGINTVIYYAPTILESTGFESSASILATVGIGVVNVVMTVVAVVLIDRRGRRPLLSVGLAGMTLTLVALGAAFYLPGFSGFVGTVATGSLMLYVAFFAVGLGPVFWLLISEIYPLKVRGTAMGVVTVFNWVANLAVSLAFPVMVAEITTAGTFWVFAALSAVALAFTYRFVPETKGRSLEAIESDLRENVLGGSPDGSSAGTVSDDD
- a CDS encoding DUF7344 domain-containing protein, with amino-acid sequence MATTSEPGLSETRIHEVLSNDRRRMAIEYLQDSDLTLRELSERIAEAETGESPPPRNIRQSAYVSLQQTHIPKLAELDIVNYDEESKVVSLAEAGDVTVYMEVVPEGELSWSEYYAALAALGIVLMIAVAVGVPVISAVGAPGLGSLVFAVLGGSAVYQRWTQED
- a CDS encoding DUF6663 family protein — translated: MEVTTAGRFRVYRSPRDGDELLLLELPDERVDWTDPAVETDADDAYSPTYVPRTGYDGDLEARVSALEPGNEIEATLRWDDGDPRFEELSVRDRTRFRFVGAATGLFEAARETWRATGDGEAIGSRVTYGTDGDPNAVLYVFAKQPGARDLFDEFGDGVVPVDPLLDRLDDETDAPDAPREMFVLRPLDEEFVLVAIALDREGLFARTMRDTYC
- the arcD gene encoding arginine/ornithine antiporter ArcD produces the protein MATLSFEPLTYDDIPEAERPSLAQALVPVVGMLVFLSVGVIWLGLDPQLPLLWGIILTGAVGRYWLGLPWTRLSAGIRDGINMGLSALLILLVVYMLISTWTAAGTIPALIYYGLDFLSPAVFLPVATLLSAVVTFAIGSSWTTAATLGVAFIGIGSGLGMPDAMTAGAVLTGAYTGDKVSPFSDTTNLAAAVTNTELLTHVRTMRVGTAIALAISLVAYAALGLTASGSIPAGRVAEMQAAIAGSYAVTPLVFAPLVVTFVLALRGYPALPSIVAGVVAGTFTQLFVQGPVSVDTFVGAWNVAFAGTAPSTGVETVDSLLASDGLLGSAWTMTVILASLSLGGILERTGCIAVLAHHLRRVLTSVASLTVGTAASSLAMNAIAADQYMSIVVPGMSFRGLYDDFDLESRNLSRAIESAGTTTSALIPWGTGGAYMADVLGVPTLQYAPYYFLGFLSPLILVAIGLSGWRVTEQGSDTDAGLRGAVASFGDDD